The proteins below are encoded in one region of Sebastes fasciatus isolate fSebFas1 chromosome 16, fSebFas1.pri, whole genome shotgun sequence:
- the plp1b gene encoding proteolipid protein 1b isoform X2: MGCYDCCIRCIGAVPYPSLVATLLFYAGMALFCGCGHEALSQTEVLVETYFARNVQDFAVMASFIKYFQYVIYGLASFFFLYGILLLAEGFYTTSAVKQTFGEFRSTHCGRCLSLTFIVVTYILAFIWLAVFAFTAIPVFFLFNMEQTCHNINILAETTPSINQHGWICMDARQYGLLPWNAMPGKACGMTLASICKTSEFYVTYDLYIAAFAGAGITLLALFLYLAATTYNYAVLRFLGRKGVR; the protein is encoded by the exons ATGG GTTGTTATGATTGCTGTATCCGGTGCATTGGGGCAGTGCCCTACCCATCCCTGGTGGCCACCCTGCTGTTCTATGCCGGCATGGCGTTATTTTGCGGCTGCGGGCATGAAGCGTTGTCCCAGACCGAAGTCCTCGTTGAGACTTACTTTGCCCGCAACGTTCAAGACTTTGCGGTCATGGCCTCCTT TATCAAATACTTCCAGTACGTGATCTACGGCCTGGCATCGTTTTTCTTCCTCTATGGTATCCTGCTGCTGGCTGAGGGTTTCTACACCACAAGCGCTGTCAAGCAGACCTTTGGTGAATTCAGGAGCACCCACTGCGGCCGCTGCCTCAGTCTAACG TTCATCGTAGTGACGTACATCTTGGCTTTCATCTGGCTGGCAGTGTTTGCCTTCACTGCTATCCCGGTCTTCTTCTTGTTCAACATGGAGCAGACCTGCCACAACATAAACATCCTGGCTGAAACAACCCCCAGCATTAATCAGCACGGCTGGATTTGCATGGACGCCAGGCAGTATG GTCTGCTTCCTTGGAATGCAATGCCAGGCAAGGCTTGTGGGATGACCTTGGCATCTATTTGCAAAACCAGCGAA TTCTACGTCACCTATGACTTGTACATAGCTGCATTTGCTGGTGCCGGGATCACTCTCTTGGCACTG TTTCTGTATCTGGCTGCCACCACCTACAACTACGCAGTCTTGCGGTTCCTGGGCAGGAAAGGGGTCCGCTAA
- the plp1b gene encoding proteolipid protein 1b isoform X1, producing the protein MFPVRQPWLCKALGCYDCCIRCIGAVPYPSLVATLLFYAGMALFCGCGHEALSQTEVLVETYFARNVQDFAVMASFIKYFQYVIYGLASFFFLYGILLLAEGFYTTSAVKQTFGEFRSTHCGRCLSLTFIVVTYILAFIWLAVFAFTAIPVFFLFNMEQTCHNINILAETTPSINQHGWICMDARQYGLLPWNAMPGKACGMTLASICKTSEFYVTYDLYIAAFAGAGITLLALFLYLAATTYNYAVLRFLGRKGVR; encoded by the exons ATGTTTCCGGTCAGGCAGCCTTGGCTTTGCAAAGCCTTAG GTTGTTATGATTGCTGTATCCGGTGCATTGGGGCAGTGCCCTACCCATCCCTGGTGGCCACCCTGCTGTTCTATGCCGGCATGGCGTTATTTTGCGGCTGCGGGCATGAAGCGTTGTCCCAGACCGAAGTCCTCGTTGAGACTTACTTTGCCCGCAACGTTCAAGACTTTGCGGTCATGGCCTCCTT TATCAAATACTTCCAGTACGTGATCTACGGCCTGGCATCGTTTTTCTTCCTCTATGGTATCCTGCTGCTGGCTGAGGGTTTCTACACCACAAGCGCTGTCAAGCAGACCTTTGGTGAATTCAGGAGCACCCACTGCGGCCGCTGCCTCAGTCTAACG TTCATCGTAGTGACGTACATCTTGGCTTTCATCTGGCTGGCAGTGTTTGCCTTCACTGCTATCCCGGTCTTCTTCTTGTTCAACATGGAGCAGACCTGCCACAACATAAACATCCTGGCTGAAACAACCCCCAGCATTAATCAGCACGGCTGGATTTGCATGGACGCCAGGCAGTATG GTCTGCTTCCTTGGAATGCAATGCCAGGCAAGGCTTGTGGGATGACCTTGGCATCTATTTGCAAAACCAGCGAA TTCTACGTCACCTATGACTTGTACATAGCTGCATTTGCTGGTGCCGGGATCACTCTCTTGGCACTG TTTCTGTATCTGGCTGCCACCACCTACAACTACGCAGTCTTGCGGTTCCTGGGCAGGAAAGGGGTCCGCTAA
- the plp1b gene encoding proteolipid protein 1b isoform X3: protein MALFCGCGHEALSQTEVLVETYFARNVQDFAVMASFIKYFQYVIYGLASFFFLYGILLLAEGFYTTSAVKQTFGEFRSTHCGRCLSLTFIVVTYILAFIWLAVFAFTAIPVFFLFNMEQTCHNINILAETTPSINQHGWICMDARQYGLLPWNAMPGKACGMTLASICKTSEFYVTYDLYIAAFAGAGITLLALFLYLAATTYNYAVLRFLGRKGVR from the exons ATGGCGTTATTTTGCGGCTGCGGGCATGAAGCGTTGTCCCAGACCGAAGTCCTCGTTGAGACTTACTTTGCCCGCAACGTTCAAGACTTTGCGGTCATGGCCTCCTT TATCAAATACTTCCAGTACGTGATCTACGGCCTGGCATCGTTTTTCTTCCTCTATGGTATCCTGCTGCTGGCTGAGGGTTTCTACACCACAAGCGCTGTCAAGCAGACCTTTGGTGAATTCAGGAGCACCCACTGCGGCCGCTGCCTCAGTCTAACG TTCATCGTAGTGACGTACATCTTGGCTTTCATCTGGCTGGCAGTGTTTGCCTTCACTGCTATCCCGGTCTTCTTCTTGTTCAACATGGAGCAGACCTGCCACAACATAAACATCCTGGCTGAAACAACCCCCAGCATTAATCAGCACGGCTGGATTTGCATGGACGCCAGGCAGTATG GTCTGCTTCCTTGGAATGCAATGCCAGGCAAGGCTTGTGGGATGACCTTGGCATCTATTTGCAAAACCAGCGAA TTCTACGTCACCTATGACTTGTACATAGCTGCATTTGCTGGTGCCGGGATCACTCTCTTGGCACTG TTTCTGTATCTGGCTGCCACCACCTACAACTACGCAGTCTTGCGGTTCCTGGGCAGGAAAGGGGTCCGCTAA